A segment of the Aureliella helgolandensis genome:
TCCAGGGGGACACCATTGACGCGGTAGCCAACCTCACCGATGTCGACCCCAGACTGGCTGCTCTGGCCGACAATGGCGGGCCCACCAAAACCCATGCCCTTCTCGAAGGCAGCCCCGCCATCGATGCTGGCAGCATAACCGAGCTGAAATTCGACCAACGCGGCCCCCCCTACGCTCGCACCTTGCACTCCATCCCTGATATTGGCGCCTTCGAATTTGGCAACGATGCAATGGCTCGGGACAGATAGTTTGCAGCTAAGGACTCGCAAGAAAATATAGCTCCGCATTGGAATTTATCTGTGCTTGGATTTCTCCCAGCTTGGCAGGATGCCAGATGCAAATGTTGTTGAATAGATTCGTGAAAAGTATACCGCATTGATCGGCGACCTCGATGAGCAAGGAAGCAGAAGATAGGCGGCAACCGAAGCTCGTTCCTTGATGCGAGGAGGGATCGCAGCTGTCGCCGAGGCGATAGGAATGTCGGATCGTACGATTCGCAACGCAATCGCCGAGTTGTCTGACAATCCGCCACTCGCTTCTGATCGCCAAAGGCGTCTAGGTGGAGCTCGCGTCAGTCGCGTGAAGAAACAACCAGAGCTCCTTGAATCACTTCTTTCCCTTGTTGAGAATGGCACTCGTGGCGATCCCATGTCGCCGCTTCGCTGGACCTGTAAGAGCACTCGCTCCCCGCTGAACTTAATCGCAAAGGTCACGCAATCAGCAGCACAAAAGTCGGTGAGTTGCTTTCGCTCGAAGATTCCCACTTTTCGAAACGCCACTCAAGCACCTTGCTGCACATTCGTCAGGCCATGCCGGAACGCCTGGTAGTCGAAGTTGATTGATCTCCGCCAGAATGTCGACGATCTGCTCCTGAGACAATGACACCGACGCAGGCTTAGCGGCGTCGGACGTGATTAGTGGTGCGAGCAGTTTCAGCAGGTCCGCTTGCCTGGCTTGCCCTGAGCGTTCGTCGTCCGACCTCCGGCGCCAAAATCAACTTGCATCTCCGCTCCGGGATCAATTTCCATCCTGCGAAACGGTAGCGGAGTCGTCTGGCCAAGTTGAATAACGTAGCGATAGACTGACCAGTACTTGCCCGCGTACCACCGCCGCCTGTGAGAAGTTCCGGCATCTTCCTAGCCGACGCACCAACCGCTCGCTCACAATGCTCGTCAGTCACCTGAAGGTCGTGCGTCTCCGCAATGCGGCTCGAACGTACCGTCCATGCGCTAATGAGTAAGCGCACACCATAGCCAGTCGGCCTGCGTGGTTGTTTGGTTGTCGAGTTCGCTGTAGGGCACGGCTGGTTGCTTGTGACCGTTTGGTGGACTCTGCAACTGAGGAACGATAGTTATGGCGCGAAGTCGAGGGTCAAAGAAGTTTGCTGTGTGGCGGAAGCGGTTGGCGAAGTTTGGCAGGTACGGTTTGGCAGGAACGGCCTTCTGCAAACGGGAGGGCATTGCTCAACGCTATTCTAATACTGGTCGCGTTGAATTCGGAACAGGCGACTCATGCAGAACTCGAAGGCCCCGGCATCCATGGGCGGCAAGCGTTGCCTATCGAGAGCACCATCGAAGTCTTCATTGGCGCAGACGTCAAGGTGCGTCTGCCAGGAACGGACCGAGAGCTGATCAAGTTCGTTTGGCATGGCCTACAATTCGAAGCCATCACGAACGGTCGGCCTTCAGCGTTCGAGCGAATCGATTTCGGTAAGGACTGGGCGGCGGAGCGATGCTGCATAGCACCACCGTTCAGCGCTCCGTTGCACCTTTTCCGGCAAAAATCTTATCACGAAATTTGGCAATTCGAGACCTTCGCGTTTCTGCCTTTTTTGCTGAATTGAGATTGATCACGTAACTTTTCTGCCTGCCGGGCGTCAGGATACGAAACGCTTCTGCAAGCGCCGGGTCAGCTTCAAGTGCCTCGACAAGCTCAGCCGGTAGCTCCAGTGTTCTTTTTTCTTTCGGTGGCTTGATGCCAGCCTCCGCATACCCTTTCGCCTCGTCCAAATAGGAATGGATTGTCGGCCTCATCAACTGCACTTGAGCATTGTTCGTAAACCGAATCATGTCAGGGTGCCGGGTATTGGGGCCTTGCTTTTCCAGGACTTGCTCCAAGTCCTTCATTAATGCGGCGTTAAAAAAACTTATGCGGAAGTCGCTGCGCAAGGCTCCGAGAATCACGATATTGCGACCAGAATGCATGTAGCACGGATGTGCCCATTTAACAGCCTCAACCAGCCCGGATTCAAGACAAATCCGCCGAAGCTCATTGAGACCTTGGCTCCACTGTCGCGTCGAACAATCCGAGGTGGCGAATCGCTTGCAGCGTCCACACCCTTTCTCAAAGTACGTCTCGATGTCAGTAATCATTGCTTCACCCCACCAATACTAAACGACCATAGGCGATGAATCCGCAAACCACGGCGACCATGATCCAGTAGATCATTGGACCGAATGTCGAGTCACCGGAGAAGTAATGAAGGACAATGAATATCAGCATTTCTGCAGCGATGCAAATCGCCGCAGCCGGAGCCAAGAAATCCAAAGGCATGTAGAACAGCGGGACGACCAAAGCAATACTCCCAAGGATTTCGAAGCCTCCCATCGCTTGCCACAATCCGTTCGGAATTGCCTTGAGCGAGGGCATCGTCTTTTCAACTGAATTCGAAAACTTCCAAACTGCCCCCATCAGCGTGTGGAGCGCCAAAAGGATTTGAAGGGTCCACAGAAGAATGTTCATCTTGCTTGCCTCTTGTCGACTGCTACTATTTCGGCGAGCTTGCTGAGCATTGCTGACCATCCTTGCCTTGCTCCCCGGAGAGCTTGC
Coding sequences within it:
- a CDS encoding YdeI/OmpD-associated family protein translates to MITDIETYFEKGCGRCKRFATSDCSTRQWSQGLNELRRICLESGLVEAVKWAHPCYMHSGRNIVILGALRSDFRISFFNAALMKDLEQVLEKQGPNTRHPDMIRFTNNAQVQLMRPTIHSYLDEAKGYAEAGIKPPKEKRTLELPAELVEALEADPALAEAFRILTPGRQKSYVINLNSAKKAETRRSRIAKFRDKIFAGKGATER
- a CDS encoding DoxX family protein, which encodes MNILLWTLQILLALHTLMGAVWKFSNSVEKTMPSLKAIPNGLWQAMGGFEILGSIALVVPLFYMPLDFLAPAAAICIAAEMLIFIVLHYFSGDSTFGPMIYWIMVAVVCGFIAYGRLVLVG